The nucleotide sequence CAAATAATCTCAACGACATTCTGATCCGCCAATTCCAGAAATCGCTGGGTCTGGACCGGGCGCAGGCCGGGTTTATCCAGTTCGTCTTCTATATCGGCTATTTCGTGATCGCGTTGCCTGCGGGCTTGCTGATGCGGCGCTTTGGTTATCGTGCGGGCATTCTGACCGGGCTTTCGCTTTACGCGGCGGGAGCGGCGCTGTTCTATCCCGCATCGCTGATGCTCAGTTTCGGCATGTTTCTGTTCGCACTGTTCGTACTGGCAGCAGGCGCTGCCTGTCTTGAGACGACGGCCAACGCCTATATCGGTTGCTTCGGCGATCGACCCTCTGCCGTCCGGCGGTTGAACTTCGCCCAGGCGTTTAACGGCCTTGGCGGGACACTGGCGCCGGTGATCGGCGGCCTGCTAATCTTTTCGGGCATCGAACATTCATCCGATACGCTCTCGGCGATGAGTGCCGCCGAACTCGCTGCTTATCGCGCGAGTGAGGCGACGACGGTGCAATTGCCTTATGCGTTGCTGGCAACGACGGCCCTTCTTCTGGCCGTAGCCGTGGCGATGGTTCGGCTTCCCCATGCGGATTTTGACGGCGGCTTGCCGCTGCGGCGACAGTTCCGGGTGCTGCTCGGCAACCGCGCGCTAACCGGTGCCGTGGTGGCGCAATTCTTCTATGTTGGCGCACAGGTGGGGATCTGGAGCTTCTTCATCGACTTTGTGAAGGATGTGACGCCCTGGATCTCCGAGCGTCAGGCCGCCTATCTGCTATCGTCCAGCCTGGTGCTGTTCATGATCGGACGGTTCGCCGGCACCGCGCTCATGGCGCGGGTTCGGCCTGTGCGGCTGCTGGCCCTCAATGCCCTGGCGTGCATCGCCTGCTCGGCAATCGCCGTGGTGGCTCCCGGCCTGATCGCGGTCGCGGCGCTGGTGCTGGTCAGCTTCTTCATGTCGATCATGTTTCCGACGATCTTCGCGCTGGGCGTCGAAACGCTGGGTCCGGCGCGACCGCTAGGCTCGTCGTTCATCATCATGGCAATTATCGGCGGCGCCGTATTCCCGCCATTGATGGGCATGGTCGCCGTACAGGCGGGCGCGTTGCCGATCGCAATGCTTTTGCCGCTGGGATGCTTCGTGGTCGTTGCCGTCTATGCCCGGCGTGCCGCGCTGGCTGGAGCAGGCGAAGCGGGCTGAAAGCCGAGCGTGTCGGAAATCGTCGCCACCGCCTGTGCCAGCAATTCGCGCGCGGCGTCCTGATCGACCTTTTGCGATCCGTCGATCAGTTCGAGGAAGGGGATCGTCAACGCCGCCACGATCGTCCCGTCGAACCCCAGCACCGGGTAACTTATGTCGGTGACACCATAAGTGATCGGGCTCTGGCGCAGTTCGTATCCCCGCGCGCGCGTTTCGGCACGGCGCTTTGCCAGCCAGTCCCGGTCGATTGTCTGGGAACGGGCAGCCTCCAAGGCGGAGATAATCTGGTCGGCGGCCTGATCGGTGGAGAAGGCGAGAATGACCTGTCCCGAGCAACTCTGGATGATGTCTACATGCGCGCCCACACGCAGCGAAAAGCCGCGGACGCCCGGTTGCTGCTCACGCGCGATCACCAGCCCTTCGCCCGCTGATGCCACGACAAGGTGACAGGACTGTCCCGTCGCGAACGCCAGCGCTTTCATTTCGGGCAGCGCCGCCCCGACCAGATTTTGCGCCGGCGTCGCCCGATAGGCTAGGTCAAGCAGGCGATAGGCAACCGTATAGCGGTCGGTTCGCGTCGACCGGCGGAGCAGGCCCAGCCGCTCCATCACAACCACGATCCGAAACAGCTCACCCACGCTGCGGCCAAGCGCAACCGACATTTCGCTGACCAGCATGCCGTCAGGATGTTCCGCCATCAGTTCGAGAATCTCGACCGCCTTTTCCAGCGCTGGTGCGGAATAGCTGGTCTTGGGTGTCTTCATCACGCTGCCGTTCATGAAACCGGGCGGTCATTCGGTCGCATATTGTGCCAAAGCGGTTCGCGCAATCCATCGGTCGTTTGCGGGGCAAGTGGCTGGGGCGGTGCTATGCGTCGACTCGCGGCATATTCAGCGTTTGGTTTGCCGCGCAGATGCGGGCGCCCCGGTGATCGCTTCAGCCGCGCGGTCGCGTTCGACCGATTGTTCTCACTGTGGATCGAACCGGATCTGTATAGGGCGGCTATTGTCAGGTCGCAGAGGGAATCGCGCAAGCATGGCCGCCTGCGTGCGATTGTTGACGGACATTTTGCGAAAGATCGTCTTGACGTTCAGCTTGACGGTCGCCTCGCTGACGCCAAGCTTTCGCGAAATAAGCTTGTTCGGCATGCCGACCACCAGGCATTCCAGAATCGCAACCTCCCGTCCGCAAAGCCCGAATAATGTCGCGACGTCGGACTGTTCGCTGTCCGCGCTATGCGTATGCACCGATGAAAGGTGGTCGATCAGCTCGCTTGGCGCGACTTTTTCGCCCAACGCGACCAGTTGCAGCATTCCCAGCAGCGACCGGTACGGTGTCTCGTGCGTGAAAAACCCCTGAACGCCGGCAGCAAAGGCACGATCGACAAGGTCGAACTCGAAATGGTCGGCCAGCAATACGACACGAACGAAGGGGGATGCCTTTGTCAGCTTGACGAGCTGTGCGACGTCGCGGTCCGGCGAAAGCAGGCTGCTGTCGAAAATCACGATATGGTCGCTGGTGAAGACCGAAAAATCCAGATCGTCGATCCGGGAAACCGCCTGCGCGACGGGCAGGCCATGGGATGCAAAGATATGCCGCAGGCCGTCACGCGCCAGCGCGCTTTTGACGACCAACGAGGTCTGGATCGAAAATTCCATCGATTTCCGCCCCCGTCCAGAACGAGAATCGTCCTGGAATCAGATAATCATTGCTCGAATTACGCCCCACAAGACCGCTCTGGCATCGTCGCAGTAAAGCGCACTTAAGCAGCCAAACCGGAAGTTAACCTGCCAAAGTTATATTCTTTTGACGAAAATGCAAACATTATGGATAGGAAGAATGAGCCAAAAGCTAAGACATTCTTAACCAAGGTTAATCCAGTTGTGCCGAAGCGGAGCTGGACGCCTGCACTAAGTAATTTCCGCTACCCACCTATTCGCCGACGTATGAAGCGGTGGTGCGGAGCGGCTACTTGGGGCGGGGGCTACCCATTCGGATAAACGATGATCGCGCAAGCTATCGAACGAAGCGCTCCCCGGACGATTCCGGATATGTGTTTACAGGCCCCATTATCCTTAATGGCGTATGACACCGGTCAAGAACTGAGGGAGAATAATGCGGGGATCCTAGCTGTGGGGCCCTAGGAAAAGGAGGGTAAAATGCTCCAGCGCAGTGAACATGTGGTTCAACTGACCCATCGAGAGGCCGAGGTACTACAACTCGTCTCGATCGGACTGTCCGCCAAGGAAGCCGCGATCGAACTGTACATATCGCCTTGTACGGTGGAGCGTCATGTTGAGAATGTGCGACTGAAAACACGCACACGCAATCGTGCACACATGATCGCGCACGTAATTCGGGAAGGTCTGCTGAACGGGGCTCAGCCGGCCGGAACGCACATCGCTGCCTGAGCGGCGATTTCGTTCCGACTTTCCCAGGCCCAGGAAACAACATTAGGGCCGACTTGTGTCGTTCCGGTGCGTAGTTGGTGAGGGCCAACGCGCACCGGATCGGTTCTGGCGGTACCACAATCGATTTCCGCAAGCGGCATGTCGGCAATGCCCAGACCCGCGGCCTTCAGACATGCTTCCTTGCGCGTCCAGACCTGCAGGAAGCGGCAGTCATAATCGGTATCGACAAGTTGCCGAACGCCAAGCGCGTTTCTTTCGGAGGGCGCATAGTGCAGTTCAGCCAGCTCGGCAGCGTCCTCGATGGTGCGGACACGCTCAACATCGACGCCGATGATGACGTTGCGCGCAACGCCGATCACGAACCCCTCGTCGCAATAGCTCAGGCTGAACTGGATATCGGGGTGGAATATGAACATCGGCTTCCCCCGGTCGCCATAACCGATGCGCTGAAGTCGCGACGGAATGGCGAATGTCGTGCCGACGACCAGATAACAGGCGGCATGCGCCATTACGTAGCGATCGCGCAACTGCGCGGCCCGCAACTGGCCGGCACGCTCCAGCTCGGCCGCCGACAGCAGCGCCCGGTGGCGAAGATCGGGCCGCGACCAGTTCGATATCATCCACAATGCAAGCGGCGCGCCGAGCGTATCGATCGCACAGGCCGTCATGCCCAGATTGTCCAGCGCCTGTATGACCACATCTGTCATGACAAAGCGCCCGTTCGGCCGCCGCGTTGCCACGCTCGCCCCGGAAACAGCACCGACGACTGCAAGAAATCGGTGGCCAGATGGGGCGGATCCGTCCGTTGCTTTTTGCCCAGCCAGGACCGCGTCACGAACAGCAGGTGCCCCGCCATCCATGCGATATCGGCGAACGCCGTATAAAGGGAGCCGTGATTCTTGACGAGATAGCGCCGACGGGACTGGAACCAGTAGAGCGGCAGGCGCTTCGGCGCGGCCTGTGCTCCCGTCACGCCGGTGCTTTGCCCTGCAATGTGAAGGACGACCGCTGCCGGCACGTACCAGCATTCCCACCCCGCACGCGCGGCGCGAAGGCACAGGTCGGTTTCCTCGTAATAGAGGAAGAAGCGTTCATCGAAGGCAAGGCCCTGTTCCAGCATCGCCCGCCTGACCACGAAACTTGCACCCGAAACCCAGTCCGCCCGTTCGGGTGCCTGCCCCATCGGGCGGAGAACCGCGCGATTGCGAAGCAAGCGGGTGACCACCCCCAGCCTTGCTCCACGCTCGAACTCGCCAAGGATCGATGGAAACCGGAACGCAAAGGGCCAGGGCGCGCCATCGGCCTCCAACAGCATACTGCCGGCGATACCGGCGGCGGGATGCGCGGCCATGAACTGCGCCAGCGCAAGTGCCGCGCCCGGCCGCACCACGGTATCGGGGTTCAACAGCCAGAACAGATCGGCGGGTTCGTCCCGCGTCCGGGCATATTGCAGGCCAAAGTTGTTCCCTGCGCCGAAGCCGCCATTGACGGGCGACTCGATCAGCGTGGCCCAATGCCATCCCCGTGAAGCGATCGCGTCGGCAATCTGGCGGGCCGACCCGTCGCCCGACGCATTATCGACAATGATCGCGCGCAATCCCGGCATCCGTTCGCGTTCATGCGACAGGCTGTCGAGGCAGCCGATGACGAGTGGGCCGGTGC is from Sphingomonas sp. IW22 and encodes:
- a CDS encoding LuxR C-terminal-related transcriptional regulator, producing MEFSIQTSLVVKSALARDGLRHIFASHGLPVAQAVSRIDDLDFSVFTSDHIVIFDSSLLSPDRDVAQLVKLTKASPFVRVVLLADHFEFDLVDRAFAAGVQGFFTHETPYRSLLGMLQLVALGEKVAPSELIDHLSSVHTHSADSEQSDVATLFGLCGREVAILECLVVGMPNKLISRKLGVSEATVKLNVKTIFRKMSVNNRTQAAMLARFPLRPDNSRPIQIRFDPQ
- a CDS encoding 4'-phosphopantetheinyl transferase superfamily protein, with the translated sequence MTDVVIQALDNLGMTACAIDTLGAPLALWMISNWSRPDLRHRALLSAAELERAGQLRAAQLRDRYVMAHAACYLVVGTTFAIPSRLQRIGYGDRGKPMFIFHPDIQFSLSYCDEGFVIGVARNVIIGVDVERVRTIEDAAELAELHYAPSERNALGVRQLVDTDYDCRFLQVWTRKEACLKAAGLGIADMPLAEIDCGTARTDPVRVGPHQLRTGTTQVGPNVVSWAWESRNEIAAQAAMCVPAG
- a CDS encoding IclR family transcriptional regulator gives rise to the protein MKTPKTSYSAPALEKAVEILELMAEHPDGMLVSEMSVALGRSVGELFRIVVVMERLGLLRRSTRTDRYTVAYRLLDLAYRATPAQNLVGAALPEMKALAFATGQSCHLVVASAGEGLVIAREQQPGVRGFSLRVGAHVDIIQSCSGQVILAFSTDQAADQIISALEAARSQTIDRDWLAKRRAETRARGYELRQSPITYGVTDISYPVLGFDGTIVAALTIPFLELIDGSQKVDQDAARELLAQAVATISDTLGFQPASPAPASAARRA
- a CDS encoding glycosyltransferase family 2 protein, translating into MTMAGAPAPSLDVIVVNYRTGPLVIGCLDSLSHERERMPGLRAIIVDNASGDGSARQIADAIASRGWHWATLIESPVNGGFGAGNNFGLQYARTRDEPADLFWLLNPDTVVRPGAALALAQFMAAHPAAGIAGSMLLEADGAPWPFAFRFPSILGEFERGARLGVVTRLLRNRAVLRPMGQAPERADWVSGASFVVRRAMLEQGLAFDERFFLYYEETDLCLRAARAGWECWYVPAAVVLHIAGQSTGVTGAQAAPKRLPLYWFQSRRRYLVKNHGSLYTAFADIAWMAGHLLFVTRSWLGKKQRTDPPHLATDFLQSSVLFPGRAWQRGGRTGALS
- a CDS encoding LuxR C-terminal-related transcriptional regulator, with the protein product MLQRSEHVVQLTHREAEVLQLVSIGLSAKEAAIELYISPCTVERHVENVRLKTRTRNRAHMIAHVIREGLLNGAQPAGTHIAA
- the fucP gene encoding L-fucose:H+ symporter permease; this encodes MANASLAHEPGTASAFINPAYRWGFALVVSLFFLWALANNLNDILIRQFQKSLGLDRAQAGFIQFVFYIGYFVIALPAGLLMRRFGYRAGILTGLSLYAAGAALFYPASLMLSFGMFLFALFVLAAGAACLETTANAYIGCFGDRPSAVRRLNFAQAFNGLGGTLAPVIGGLLIFSGIEHSSDTLSAMSAAELAAYRASEATTVQLPYALLATTALLLAVAVAMVRLPHADFDGGLPLRRQFRVLLGNRALTGAVVAQFFYVGAQVGIWSFFIDFVKDVTPWISERQAAYLLSSSLVLFMIGRFAGTALMARVRPVRLLALNALACIACSAIAVVAPGLIAVAALVLVSFFMSIMFPTIFALGVETLGPARPLGSSFIIMAIIGGAVFPPLMGMVAVQAGALPIAMLLPLGCFVVVAVYARRAALAGAGEAG